A single genomic interval of Melanotaenia boesemani isolate fMelBoe1 chromosome 4, fMelBoe1.pri, whole genome shotgun sequence harbors:
- the ero1b gene encoding ERO1-like protein beta isoform X2 — MERKFLLRRQLQKKRGAKVEVKSRMLRGICLLLPFLALSGLQHLELTGVLDDCFCDVESIDVFNNFKIYPRIKKLTERDYFRYYRVNLKRPCPFWPDDGHCSIKDCHVEPCPESKVPVGIKSGNYNKYSQATSRMSDVAECEQAKELGAINSTLSNQSKEAFVDWARHDDAQDHFCELDDETSPDSEYVDLRLNPERYTGYKGPSAWRVWNSIYEENCFKPRSVYRPLNPLAPSRGDDDGEGFYNWLEGLCLEKRVFYRLISGLHSSINIHLCAEYLLDEGWGRTVWGPNIQEFRQRFETAETKGEGTRRLKNLYFLYLIELRALYKVAPYFERAFVNLYTGNAPEDGDTKDLLLQVFNEIKAFPMHFDEKSMFAGDKIEAKMLKEEFRLHFKNISRIMDCVGCSKCRLWGKLQTQGLGTALKILFSEKEIKNLPEHSPSKGFQLTRQEIVALINGFGRLSTSIYQLHNFRVMLKEQR; from the exons ATGGaaagaaagtttttattaagAAGACAACttcaaaaaaaaagaggagctaAAGTAGAAGTGAAGAGCAGGATGTTGAGAGGAATCTGCCTCCTTCTGCCTTTTCTGGCATTGAGTGGATTGCAACATTTAGAG CTCACTGGAGTCCTGGATGACTGTTTCTGTGATGTGGAAAGCATCGACGTCTTCAACAACTTCAAGATTTACCCTCGCATTAAGAAGCTGACTGAGAGAGACTACTTCAGATACTACAGG GTAAACCTGAAGCGACCGTGTCCATTCTGGCCAGATGACGGACACTGCTCCATCAAAGACTGCCATGTGGAGCCCTGcccagag AGTAAGGTTCCTGTGGGCATTAAATCTGGGAACTACAACAAG tactCCCAGGCCACCAGTAGGATGTCAGACGTGGCAGAGTGCGAGCAGGCCAAAGAGCTCGGCGCCATCAACAGCACCCTGAG TAACCAGAGTAAAGAGGCTTTTGTTGATTGGGCGAGACACGATGATGCTCAGGATCATTTCTGTGAGCTGGACG ATGAGACATCTCCAGACTCCGAGTATGTGGACCTGCGATTAAATCCGGAGCGATACACCGGTTATAAAGGACCTTCTGCCTGGAGAGTGTGGAACAGCATCTACGAGGAAAACTGCTTCAA GCCCAGATCAGTGTACCGGCCTCTGAACCCTCTGGCTCCCAGTAGAG gagatgatgatg GAGAAGGTTTCTACAACTGGCTGGAAG GTTTGTGTTTGGAGAAGAGAGTTTTCTACCGACTCATCTCAGGcctccacagcagcatcaacatCCACCTGTGTGCTGAGTATTTACTGGATG AGGGCTGGGGCCGGACAGTGTGGGGTCCAAACATCCAGGAGTTCCGGCAGCGCTTCGAAACAGCAGAGACGAAGGGGGAGGGCACCCGGCGGCTGAAGAATCTCTACTTCCTGTACCTGATAGAGCTGCGGGCCCTCTACAAGGTGGCGCCGTACTTTGAACGAGCCTTCGTCAACCTGTACACTGGAAACGCTCCGGAAGACGGAGACACGAAggacctgctgctgcaggtCTTCAACGAGatcaa AGCTTTCCCAATGCACTTTGATGAGAAGTCCATGTTCGCTGGAGACAAAATTGAGGCCAAAATGCTAAAA GAGGAGTTCCGCCTCCATTTTAAGAACATCTCTCGGATCATGGACTGCGTCGGCTGCAGTAAATGTCGACTGTGGGGAAAACTTCAG ACCCAGGGTCTGGGTACAGCTCTGAAGATCCTCTTCTCTGAGAAGGAGATTAAGAACCTGCCTGAACACAGTCCATCTAAAGGCTTCCAGCTCACCCGACAGGAAATCGTGGCCTTAATTAACGGCTTTGGCAG GTTGTCCACCAGCATCTATCAGCTCCATAATTTCCGCGTCATGTTGAAGGAACAGAGGTAA